The following is a genomic window from Chitinophaga caseinilytica.
ATTTCCTTCAACGAAGCGCTGAACAAAGACATCCTCGCCCAGGGCGAACTGCTGTCTACCAAACTGTTCGGCGCCTACCTGGCGGAAGCGGGCGTGAAATCCGTATTGCTGCCGGCACTCGAGTTCATGAGCATCGACGAGTTCGAAGAACCCGAAATTCCGCGCATCAAAGTAAAACTCAACCAGCTCCTCGAACAGCATAAAGGCGAAACCACTTTCATCACGCAAGGCTATATCTGCCGCAACGCGCGCGGAGAAGTGGACAACCTGAAACGCGGCGGCAGCGATTATTCCGCTTCCCTCATCGGCGCTGCCATCCAGGCGAAGGAAGTACAAATCTGGACGGATATCGACGGGATGCACAACAACGATCCCCGTGTTGTGAAGAAAACCTTCCCCATCGAGCAACTGTCGTTCGATGAAGCGGCAGAGCTGGCCTACTTCGGCGCAAAAATTCTCCATCCCGCATCTATCTGGCCTGCACAGCATTTCAACATTCCCGTGAAACTGCTGAACACCATGCAGCCCGAAGCGAAAGGCACCATCATCACCGAAATGCCCAACGGCAACGGTGTGAAAGCCATCGCGGCGAAAGACGGCATCATTGCCATCAAAATCAAATCCAGCCGCATGCTCCTCGCTTACGGCTTCCTCCGCAAAATCTTCGAGATCTTCGAGAAATACCGCACCCCGATCGATATGATCACCACTTCCGAAGTGGCCGTTTCCATTACGATCGACGATCAGCGTCACCTCGACCAGATCCTCAAGGAACTGCAACCCTTCGGTACCGTTGAGCTGGACCATCACCAGGCCATCGTTTCCATCGTGGGCAACGAAGTGGCGGCTACACCGTCCATCCTCAAAAAACTGTTCGACTCCCTCAATGAAGTGCCCCTCCGCATGATTTCTTACGGCGGCAGCAGGCATAACATTTCCATCCTCGTAGGCGGTCAGCACAAGGAGAAAACACTCCAGCTGCTGAACAAAGGCCTGTTCGGGCTGGAATAGTGGACGGATGTTGATCGACAATACAGGCTGAAGCAGATGTTGCTTCAGCCTTTTTTATTTGGATGAGAGGCGGAAGGAGACAGGTTAAATGGTATGTTTCGTGCGATCCGGTAGCGCAGTGCCCGCATTTGAGTTGACGCCCGGCGGATTTTAATTTGTCCGGTGGAATGCTTTTTTATTCACAGCCCGACATCGAAAGCCATGAAATGTTATTCGCCGAGTCGCCGCTTTAAGGAGCCGGTTCAGGCTGATGATGCATCACACGGAACGCAATTGCACACTGACGGTCCCGGTTTCCTTCGCTTTGCCTTCGAAGTACCCGATCTTCCGCATCCGGAAAACGTCCAGCGAATACACGCCGAATTCCTCGATCACTTTTCCTTCCAGGATATAGAACCCGCTTTTCTGGAACGGGTACCGCCGCAGGCTGTCGGGAAAATGCACCGTGTCAAGGAAATCGCCGTTACGGTCGAGGAAAGTGCCGAAGCACATGGGCTCCTGCTTCGAAGTGTACACATGTTTCAGCGTTACGAGGTTGCCGAGCATGGTTACATGTTGACCGAGGTGATTTTCCAGTTCCGCCACGGGCATGTACGCACGCTGATCGTGCTGCAGCACGTCGAAAGGAGAGGAAAGCGGGAATCCCAGCAATTCGATCTCGTCGAACGCATCTTCGTGCTCGTGGTACGAAAGTGCCGGCAGCGCCCAGTTGTGCGAAGGTTCCTGGAAAAGCCCTGGTCGCGCGGGGCCGGCGGTTTCCTTGCGGAGTAATGCCGCACTTTTCCACAACAGGTTTTTCTTCGTTTCCTTCGTGAAATGAAACGCCCCGATGCGAACGAGGATTTCCAGTTGCGCGGCACCCGGCTGCGTACGGTCCACGAAATCCTCCATCCCCGCGAACCGCCCGTTCATCCGCCGCTCCTCCAGCACCGATTCCATCCAGGATTGTTCCAGCTTCTCCACATGGATGAACCCGACATGCACCTCGTTCCCTTTGATATTGGTCAGGTAATCACTATGATTGACGCAGGGCGGATGGATGCGGGCGCCCGTTTTCCGCAGCTCCCGGAAATACAGCTCGCGGTTGTAAAATCCGCCGAAATTGTTGATCACGGCCACCATGAACTCCGCCGGAAAGTAAGTTTTGAGGTATAAACTCTGGTAACTTTCCACCGCAAAACTGGCCGAATGCGCTTTGGAGAACGAAAAATTCGCAAAGCTTGCGATCTGCCGCCAGACTTCTTCGCTGACGGCCCTCGGCCGGCCGAGCTTTTCACAATTATCGAAAAACAGGTTTTTGATCTTCTCGAAATTCTGCTGGCCGCGGTACTTCCCCGCCATGGCGCGCCGCAAAGTATCCGCGTCTGCCAGGTCGAGATTGGCGTAGTGATGCGCCACCTTGATCACGTCTTCCTGGTAGACCATCACGCCATACGTCTCTCCCAGCAAGGTTTTCATGATCGGATGAAGGTATTCCACTTCCTCCGGCCGGTGAAAATTCAATACATATTGCCGCATCATCCCAGCCTGCGCCACGCCCGGCCGGATAATGGAACTGGCGGCCACCAGCGTGATGTAATCGTCGCAACGCAACTTGCGCAGCAGTTGCCGCATAGCAGGCGATTCGATATAAAAACACCCGATCGTCTGCACGTTCCGCAACGCATCGCGGACGCGCGTATCTTCCATAAAGGTTTTAACGTCGTGGATATCGATCTCCACGCCCCGGTTTTCTTTAATAATATCCAGTGTATCGCGGATATGGCCGAGGCCGCGTTGACTGAGAATGTCGAACTTATGCAGCCCGATCGCCTCGGCCAGGTGCATGTCCAGCTGCGCGGTGCTCAGTCCTTTCGGGGGCATATGCGTGGCGCAATATTGATGGATGGGCGCTTCGCTGATCAGCACCCCGCCCGCATGGATGCTCAGATGGTTCGGGAAACGGTCGAGCATGCGGCCATACCGGATAATGCGCTGGTGAACACTGTCTTCCCCAAGCTTCACCTGGTAAGGGTTTTCGAGGATTTTGTCGATTTCGCCTTTCGGCAATCCGTACACTTTTCCCAATTCCCGCACAATGGCGTTCGTTTGGAAGGTAGCCACCGTTCCCAAAAGCGCCGTATGTTCCGAAGTATATTTCCTGAAAATGTAATCGAAAATCTCATCGCGGTCGCGCCACGAAAAATCGATATCGAAATCCGGTGGCGATGTGCGGTGCGGATTGAGGAACCGCTCGAAATAAAGGTCCAGCGCGATGGGGTCTACATTCGTAATGCCCAGGCAATACGCAATGATGGAATTGGCGCCGCTTCCCCGGCCCACATGGAAAAAATCCCTGTGCCGCGCGTACCGCACAATGTCCCAGGTAATGAGGAAATACGCGTTAAAATCCTGTTGGTCCACGATGAGGAGCTCTTTGTCGATCCGCTGCCTCGCCTCCGCATTTCCCGTCCCGTACCGGTATTCCATCCCTTCGTAAGCGAGGTCGCGGAGCAGCTGACGGTCGCCGTCCCGGCTATGCGTAAACCGTTTTTTATTCAAATGCTGGCCGAACGTGAAGTGCAGCTGGCATTCCTCCATCACCCTGAGCGTATTGCGGACGATGTGCGGGAATTCCTTGAAATGCTCCAGTAGCTGGAACGGCGGGATGAAACACTCGTCCGTTCCGGCTACTTCTTCTGGCGGCAACTGGCTGATCAGCAAGTTGTTGTCTACCGCCCGGAGCACGCGGTGCAACCGCTGGGATTCTTCATTTTGAAAGCTAAAGGGTTGGAGAATAACGAGCTTTCCGGCATGTTGGCGGGTATCCGTACGGAAGAGCCGGTTCAGCTCCCGCGGACGGACCCCCATCAGTTCGTGTTCCGCCAGGGACGTCAGCGGAAACGCTCCCCAGGCATAGATGACGAAGGTATTTGGCAGATATGGCGCGCGGTCGGGATAGGGTTCGCCGGTCTGCAAATGGCGCGATAAAAACCGGTTGATGGTCAGCCATCCTTCCATGTCCTTCGCCAGTAAAATATACCGGAACGCCGATCCGTTGCGGCATTCCAGGCCCAGGACGGGCTTGATGTCCTGCTGCATGCATTCCTGCACGAACATCCACGCGTCGGTAGTGGCATTGATGTTCGTGAGCGCCAGCGATGTGATGCCGTGCGCTTTGGCCACGGAAACGAGCTCGTCCGTCCGGATCGTGCCGTACCGCAGGCTGAACCAGGATTTGCAATTCAGGTACATGTCAGTGTCCGGGATATCGTCGTTTCATAATAAATGTTTCTTTCTGGAACGGCTGTAGCTGCTGCTCGAAATTGCCGCTGCTGCTACTGCCGCGCATCAGGTATTGCCACCCGAACTGCGATTTGATACTGTCGATCGCCTGGTACAGCGAAATCATATCCGCCGTATCGTCGAAAAGACTGATCTGGTAATTCCCCGAAACGAGGTTGCTGAACCGGATCCCGATTAGCCGTACCAACAGCCGCCGGTCGTACAGCTTGGTAAACAGTTGTTTGACGTGGCCCAGCAGCACATGATCGCTGGACGAATACGGGATGCTCAATTGTTTGGTCACCGTTTCGAAATCCGAATACCGTATTTTGACCGTAACACAGCCTGTAAGCCGGTTTTGCTGCCGGAGCTCGAACCCGATCTTTTCCGTCATCCGCACCAGTTCGCTGTGCATAAAACCCAGGTCGATCGTGTCTTGCGGGAAAGTCGATTCCGTGGAGATGGATTTCTGTTCATGGAAAGGCACTACGGGCGATTCATCGATCCCATTGGCTTTGTTCCACAATGAAATGCCGTTTTTCCCCAACCACGCCTCCAGCAATCCTACCGGGATCTCGCTAAGCGTTTTTACCGTTTCCACCCCGCGCCGCCGCAGTTGCGCCGCCGTTTCCTTGCCCACCATGGGAATTTTTTCGACGGGCATGGGCGCCAGGAAACCTTTTTCCTGTCCGAAAGGGATGGAAAGCTGTCCATTGGGCTTGGCTTCGTTGGTGGCCACTTTCGACACCATTTTGTTCGACGCCAGGCCCAGGGAAATGGGCAGGTGCGTTTTGTGCATGATCTGCTGGCGGAGCTCGGACGTCCATTTGAGGGAGCCGAAATATTTGTCCATCCCTGTCAGGTCCAGGTAAAATTCATCGATCGACGATTTTTCGTACAGCGGGGCGGAGCCGGCGATGATATCGGTCACTTCCCGCGAAAAATGGCTGTATTCTTCAAAATCCCCGCTGCGGACGATCGCATGCGGACAAAGCCGCAGGGCCATTTTCATGGGCATGGCGGAGTGGATGCCGAAAGTACGGGCTTCGTAGCTGCAAGCCGCCACCACGGCGCGGTCGCTCTTACCGCCCACCAGCAGGGGCTTGCCTTTCAGGCTATGGTCCTTCAGGCATTCGACCGATACGAAAAAGCAGTCCAGGTCGAAATGCGCGATCGTTCGTTGGCCGTCTAACAACATAAAATCGTGTCTTTGAATCCAAAAATACTAAATAAATTAGTATTGCTAATATTATTGGCAAAGAAAAAAGAAAAATAAACCAAAGGCATCCGGCGTTTGTTTAAATAGATGTACTAATCCATTTCGTTATGAAACACACGGATTATGTCAAAGAGTTCCTGCTGCTGGCACTGTTGTTAGGGCCGATGGTTTACCTGGCACTGATCTGGAACCAGCTTCCCGCCAGCATACCCACCAATTTCAATATAAACGGCGAGGCCGATGGTGTGGTGAGAAAAAGTGAGTTTTTGCTCCTGATGATTTTCCTCTTTTTTACGAACGCGTTGCTGTACGCGCTGTTCCGCTATATTCCGAAGCGGGAGACGTGGGACGAGACGCCCGACGAGTTCAGGGCGTATATGAGGGAATATTACCGCATCCGTTTCCGGATACATATATATCTGGCGGTGTTTACGGCGATCGTGATCTTCCTTATTTCGCGCGGCAAAGAGATTTTCGTGGAAAAATGGGTGTTTGTGGGGGTAGGATTGCTGATTGCGGCGCTGGGCGTCTTTTTGCGGCACCTGAAACCGAACTATTTCGTGGGGGTGCGCACGCCGTGGACGCTGGCGAGCGATGCGATCTGGACGGAAACGCACCATATGGCGGGGCGTTTGTGGCTGTATGCGGGGATCGTGATCATGGTGGCGGGCATGTTCCTGCCGGTGATCAGCGGGGTGTTCCTGTTTATTTTCGCGGCAATGGCGCTGGCGGCGCTGCCTTACATTTATTCTTACCGGTTGTTTTATAAAACACAGGGCTGAATCGTCGAAGGCACGGAGATCATGGCAAGCGACCTCCGGGCATAAAAAAGTAAGAACGGGAAAACCTGTTCTTACTTTTTTTATGGTGTATAAACCATTAGCGGAGGGAAGGGAGCAGTGCTCTGCCGATCAGTTCGCGGCCGGGCCAGGGAATGAGGGCGAGGAGGAGCACGAAGGCGATGGTGAAGAAGATGAGGGCGGTCTTCTGTTTTTTGGCATCGGAATCTGCTTTCTTGATCTTGGAGCGGCCGATGTGGACCATGGCGATGGCCACGATGGCGAGGAGGGTGTGCTCTACGGTGAAGAAGCGGAGCACTTTATCGCCCATAGCCGCGCCCATATTGCCGAAAGCGGATTTGGTGAGGGAGCTGGTGAACATAAGCACGAGGCCAATGAGCAGCTGGATGTCCAGGAAGATCATGAAGAAGAGGCCTGCCTTGGCATCGCCTGCGCCGTAGGGCTTTTTACCGGCAACACCGGCGATGGCGCGAATAACGGCGAGGGCGCCGAAAATCACGATGAGCCAGCGCACGTACGAGTGAATGTCTAACAAAGCGTTCATATTGTTTGAGTTTGTCCGGGGCAAAAATAAGCGTTGAGTCACAGATAAATTTTTTTATTACAAAAAATATTTGCTAATTTTGTTAGCATTGTTGTACTAAATAATTTAGGGATGTCTACTGTTTGCCGAAATCTTAAATACCTGCGCAAGCAAAAGGGCTGGACGCAGCAGGAATTCGCGGACCGTCTCAACATCAAGCGTTCGTTATTGGGGGCATATGAGGAAGAGCGGGCGGAGCCGCGGACGGAAGTGTTGGAGCAGGTGAGCGATATGTTCCGTGTATCGATCGACGATCTGTTGCGGCGTGATCTGAGTTCCCAGAAGGAAACTTTCCTGGAGCGCAGGCGCCAGCAGAAGTTGGGTGGTACCAGCCGTCAGAATGTGGTGTTCGTTCCGGTAAAAGCGGCCGCGGGTTATCTGGCGGGCTTTAACGATGAGGAGTTCATCGAGGAGTTGAATACGTTTACGTTACCCATGTTGGGCGCGGGCCAGTACCGTGCTTTCGAGATCGCGGGCGATTCGATGCTGCCGACGCCTTCGGGGTCGGTAGTGGTTTGCCACAAAGTGGATGGTTGGGAAGATATCCGTAATAACGAGGCGTATATCGTGGTGACGAACCGCGAGGGCATCGTATACAAGCGGGTGTTGAAGAGCAACCGTTCGAAAGCGAAGGTGACCCTGGCGTCCGACAACCCCATGTACGATCCTTATTCCGTGAATATGGACGAAGTGTTGGAAATCTGGGCGGCGGATGCGGTGATCCAGAAAATGGGTCAGCAGCACAAAATGAGCGTGAACCACCTGGCCGGCATGGTAAATCAGTTGCAGGAGCAGGTGAGCATGCTGAAAAAGCAGATGAAGAATTGATTCGCCTGTGATCGCGGGATGGTGCGGCATTTCACCCTTTCTGAAAATGGATCGGCGTTATGTTTTTGCCCGTTCTGGGAGAGTAGCGTCATGCTTGGATTAATAAGTTTGCGTTGGCCTTGATCGGTGCAAAAATGTTTGTTTTCGTTCCGGGAAAGTAGCGTCATAGCTGTATTAATATGATTGCGTTGACCATAATTGGTGCAAGAACGTTTGTGCATCTGCCGGGAAAATAGCATCATGGCTGGATTAATATGTTTGCGGTGGCCATAATCGGTGCAAAAATGTTTGTGCTCGTCCGGGAAAGTAGCGTCATGCCATGATTGATAGATTTGCGTTGATCATAATCGGTGCAAAAATGTTTGTGCCTGTTCCGGGAAAGTAATGTCATGCCTGGGTTAATAAGTTTGTATTGGCCTTGATCAGTGCAAAACATTGTTAATAAACCATGACGTACTTTGTCATCGCAGGCCCGAGAAATAATTTTATCCCCCGGATCAGGGTTACAGCTGATCCCGCAAATGCTGTGACATAGAAGAATGCCTTATGTCATATGCAAGGGAATTCATCTTTGTGCTAACCCCATGTTAACCATTGACAATGCCGGAGGTTCCTCCGGCATTTTTTGATGGATGGAATTGGAAGTGGGCCGTAGTTGTTGGAATAGCCCAGCGGATCTTTTCAAGATCGCCCATTCATCCAAAGAACGTACATTTATCTGCCTTCAAAAAATTCACGATCATGATTACAGAATGCGCAGCTACCATTTTTCAGGTCAGCGATCTCGCGGCCGCCACCGTGTTTTACACCGAAACGCTGGGGTTTACGCTGGACTTTGAATTCGGCAGCGTAGTGGGGCTCCATCATGGCAACGTATTCATTCACCTTTCCGGCCCCGCATCTCAGGGAAACAAAAAGGCGATAGGCGAGGGACATATGTACATCTTTTGCGACGAAGTGGACGATTATTTCGCGGAGATCGCCGCGAAAGGAGCGGATGCATTCATTCCGCCGGCAGACAGGCCCTACGGTGTGCGCGACTTTGCCGTCAAAGATCCGGACGGAAATATCCTCGCTTTCGGAAAGAGCATCGCTCCCGAAAACTGACCGCCCGTCAAACCTTGAAAATCCCATTCCCCCCGATCACGAAAACTGATGCGTCCGCCGCGGGCTCCAGGGAATACAGTCCCGTGAACACGCTGAACGCCGGAAGGATCGCGCCCTCCGGCCCAAAATAAAAACAAGGCAGCCGTAACCGCTGTTTGCCGTATCCCACCATCCATACCCCCGGGTGTATATGTCCCGAAACGGCATACGTTTCCCCGTTATCCGGCAGCCTGTCTTTCGGATCGTGCACGAAATATATTCCATCCACCCGCAGCGACTCCATCAAATCGATCCCTAAAGATGCATAGACCCCCGGGTCCATAATATCATGGTTTCCCGTCACCAGCTCGAACCGGATGTGCGGAAATTGGTTGCGCCAAATCCGGAAATACTGCACTTCATTATTTGCTGAACTGTGGAACATATCGCCCACTACGATTAGCCGCTCGGGGTTGTACTTCGTGATGAGCTGCTGCAATCGGAAAAGGTCTTCCTGCACGATGTTCGCCGGCACACCAATTCCCGCTTTCCGGAAATGCGCCGCCTTTCCCACATGCAGGTCTGCCACGATCAGCGCCCGTTCTTCTTCCCAATACACTGCCTTTCCGGCGGAAAGCCGCCAGTGTCCGCCTTTGAACTCGTACCGAATGTCTTCCAATTTTCGTTTTATTTTATCTGGACCGTTGCCAGGATTTTTTATTTTCCATTCACCCATTTCGCCGCGATGAATGCCTTATATATGTAGCAGCTTTGTGTCGGTTTGCGCAAACCACACAGCAGCTTCCTTCCAGGGAGAAGCCCTATTGCCAGAGTGTCATTTTCTTGATGCGGTCTTCCAGTTTTTCGCTTGTCAGTTCCTCCCGAAGGCTATCCACCTTGATGGGGAAACAGAAAGGCGTCAGTCGCTGGGGGAACGTGATCACGATGTTACCGTTCTGGATCCGTTCCAGCGTCTCCCGCAAGCGGGCTTCCTCCATCTGGTAGAAAAACGCTTCGTTGTAGGCTTGGCGCACGAGGATGTTCTGGGCATCGTAATCTTCGAAAACCTTGAACAGCAAGGAGGCGGACGATTGCAAATGCCGGTTGGCTTTCGATTTTCCGGGATACCCCTGGAACACGAGCCCTGCAATCACCGAAATGTCGCGGAACTTGCGGCGCGCCATTTCGGTGGCATTCACGCTGCTTTGTAAATCTACGGTGAGGTTGTCGGCGGAGAAAAGTTCGTCCGCATTGCTGTCGTCTACAGGTATCGGCTGATCGCTCAGCAGTTCGAACCCGTAGTCGTTCATCGCGATGGAGAAAGTGATGGGATGCCGCTGACTGATCCGCCAGGCCAGCAACATGGCCATCACTTCATGGACCAGCCGCCCTTCGAACGGATATACGAATAGATGGTATCCGTCTTCCGTCTGGATTTGTTCCATGAGCAGCTCATTTTCGCGCGGAATGTGCGAAAGCAGTTGCTGAAGCTCGAACAATGGCTGAAGTATCGTGATTTCGGGCTCGTGCGCCTGGCCCGACATGGCTTCGTGGAATTTCCGGCGGAGCATTTTGCCCAAATTGGCGGAAAGCGGCATCCGGCCACCGTTCCAACTGGGGACGATGCTTTTTTCGATTTCGATTTGCGGACCAGTACCGTCATGTCTTTGATCATGACGAACTCAAGGTTATGGCCGCTCAGCCGGAAGCTATCGCCGGGCGTGAGCCGCGAAATGAAATATTCTTCGATGACACCGACATAACCGCCCGCGAGGTACCGGACTTTCAACATGGCGTCGCTCACGATGGTGCCGATGTGCAGGCGATGGCGCATGGCCTGTTGCTTGCTTGTGCAGTAATAGCGATCGCCAACGAGGTGGAGTTTATGGTATTCGTCATAGACCTGCAGTGCTTCGCCGCCGGATACGAGGAACGACAGGCTCCAGTTCCATTCCTCTTCCGTCATTTCCCGGAAACAGAATGTGGATAGCACTTCGTTTTTGATCTCTTCCGCGTTGAAACCCTCCGACACGCCGAGTGTCATGAGGTATTGCAGCAGCACATCGTACGCCAGCACGACCGGCATCCGGCTTTCGATGAGATTTTCCGCCATGGCGTCTTTCAACGCAGCGGCCTCCACCAGTTCGAGGGAATGGGTGGGGAGGAACCATATCCGGCTGACGGCATCGGGCCGGTGCCCGCTTCGGCCGGCGCGTTGCAGGAAACGCGCAACGCCTTTCGGGCTGCCTACCTGGATAACGGTGTCTACCGGCCGGAAGTCCACGCCCAGGTCGAGACTGGAGGTACATACCACCAGTTTGAGGATCCCGGTGTGCAGGGCTTCTTCCACCCAGATGCGAAGTTCTGCGTCGATAGAGCCGTGGTGCAGCGCGATGGCGCCTGCCAGCTCAGGGCATTCCTTGAGGATTTGGTGGTACCATATTTCCGATTGTCCGCGGGTATTGGTGAAAAGCAATGTGGTGTTGCTTTCCATGATGACGGGGATCACTTTGTGGAGGAGGCGCAGCCCCATATGCCCGGCCCAGGGGTATTTTTCGATCTCGTCGGGCAATATGGATTCCACTTCGATGGCCTTGTGCACGTCTGCCCGAACGATGACCCGTTCGCCGGGGAGGTTGCCGAGCAGAACGTCCAGCGCCTCGTCGAGGTTGCCGATAGTCGCGGAAATGCCCCAGATGCGGAGATCGGGGCGGAGGCCGCGGAGCCGGCTGATGCCGAGCTCGGTCATTACGCCGCGCTTGCTGCCCAGGAGCTCGTGCCATTCGTCGGCCACGATGGTTTCGAGGTGTTCGAACCGCTTGGGATATTCTTTCTGGGCGATGAGGATGTGGAGGGATTCCGGCGTGATGATGAGCACTTCGGGCATGTTGCGCTTCTGTTTTTCCCGGACGCTGAGGGGCGTGTCGCCGCTTCGGATCCCTACGGCCCAGGGTACGTCGAGCTCCCGGAGGGCTTCCTCCATGGCACGGCCGATGTCTTTGGCCAGCGCCCGCAAGGGGGTGATCCACATGAGGCGGAGACCATTGCCGGTGCGCGACCGGTAATCTTTCGGGTGCTCATTGATCCAGCGGATAACGGTGCCGAGGAATAAGGAAAAAGTCTTGCCGAAGCCCGTGGGGGCATTTACCAGGCCGGAGCGGCCCTGGAGGTAATGTTCCCATGCTTCTTCCTGGAAGGCGAAAGGCGCCAGTCCTTTCGCTCCCAGCCACTGTTCGATCGCTTGCCAGCCGGGTGTTTGTTTCATCAGACAATGAAATTAGGAAAAATTCCCGCATGGCCTACCTTTGCCTTATGCGCGATTTCTTTCGTTTACACGAACACGGTACAACTGTCAGGCAGGAACTGCTGGCGGGTTTGACTACTTTTTCGACCATGGCGTATATCCTGGCCGTCAACCCCATGATCCTGTCCAAAACCGGGATGGATTTCAACGCGCTCATCACCGCCACCGCCCTCGCCGCCGCCATCGGCACGCTGGTGATGGGATTATATGCGCGGTTGCCGGTGGGGCTTGCTCCAGGGATGGGCCTTAATGCTTTCTTCGCCTACACCATTGTGCTGGGAATGGGCTACAGTTGGCAATTTGCGCTAACGGCCGTTTTCCTGGAAGGCATCATTTTCATTTTCCTGTCGCTCTTTCACATTCGGGAAGCCATCATCAACACCATCCCCGAGAACCTCAAGCACGCCATATCTGTGGGGATTGGACTATTGATCGCGCTGATCGGTATGGCCAATGCCGGAATTATCGAAACGGGCATGCGGCATGTGGGAGATGGCAAGCTGGACGGGGTCATCCTGAAAATGGGGCACATTACGAGCGCGGGGCCGCTCATTGCCTTACTCGGATTGATCGTCAGTGCTGTATTAATGTACAAAAAAGTCAATGCAGCGTTGTTGCTGGGGATCCTCATCGCCACGCTGGCCGGCATCCCGCTGGGTTTGACCGTCTGGCCGGAACACGGCATCATGAGCTTGCCGCCGAGTATATCACCGATCGCCTTCCAACTGGAATTCGACAAGATATTTTCGATGGATATGGTCGTTATCCTGTTTACTTTACTGATGGTCAATCTGTTCGATACAGTTGGGACACTCATTGGCCTCTGCAGCAAAGCCGGATTGCTCGACAGCCGCGGCCGCATCCCCCGGGCCAAGCAAGCCCTGTTCGCCGACGCAGTGGGTACCACAGCGGGAGCATTATTAGGCACCAGCGTAGTTACGGCGTATGTAGAAAGCGCCAGTGGCATCGCTTCGGGCGGGAGAACGGGGTTAACGGCCGTGACGGTGGCGGGAATGTTCCTCCTGGCGCTGTTCTTCGCGCCGCTGTTTGCTATGATCCCCGCCGCGGCCACGGCACCTGCGCTCATTATCGTAGGGATGCTGATGATGGGGGCGGTCGTAAAAATCAATTTCGATGACGTGACGGAAGCGATCCCCGCGTTCCTGGCCATTGTCATGATGCCATATACCTACAGCATTGCGGAAGGGATCGTTTTCGGGATGCTGTCGTATGTTTTGCTGAAGGTCTTCACCGGAAAATTCCGTGAGATCAGCTCGGTGATGTATGTGCTTTCCGTTCTGTTCGTGCTGAGTTTTATGTTGCAATAATTACAAATAAGTCCTGCGATAAAAAATGTCATTTGATCGTTCAACCGGCAATTACTATTCGATTTCGGGATGCTGCCTTATATTTTGCTGAAGGTCTTCACCGGAAAATACGGCGAGATCAGCCCGGTTATGTATGTGCTTTCAGTGCTGTTCGTGCTGAGTTTTAGGTTGCAATAATTGTCTAAAAGTTCCGTGATAAATTGCCGTTTGGTCGTTCAATCGGCTGTTCGTTTTTGGAATGTTGTCTAATGTTTTGCTGAAGGTCTTCACTGGGAAATGCCGTGAAATCAGCCCGGTTATGTATGTGCTTTCAGTGCTGTTCGTGCTGAGTTTTAGGTTGCAATAATTGTCAAAGAGTTCAGGGATAAAATGCGGGTTTATCGTTCAA
Proteins encoded in this region:
- a CDS encoding XRE family transcriptional regulator, with amino-acid sequence MSTVCRNLKYLRKQKGWTQQEFADRLNIKRSLLGAYEEERAEPRTEVLEQVSDMFRVSIDDLLRRDLSSQKETFLERRRQQKLGGTSRQNVVFVPVKAAAGYLAGFNDEEFIEELNTFTLPMLGAGQYRAFEIAGDSMLPTPSGSVVVCHKVDGWEDIRNNEAYIVVTNREGIVYKRVLKSNRSKAKVTLASDNPMYDPYSVNMDEVLEIWAADAVIQKMGQQHKMSVNHLAGMVNQLQEQVSMLKKQMKN
- a CDS encoding VOC family protein, translating into MITECAATIFQVSDLAAATVFYTETLGFTLDFEFGSVVGLHHGNVFIHLSGPASQGNKKAIGEGHMYIFCDEVDDYFAEIAAKGADAFIPPADRPYGVRDFAVKDPDGNILAFGKSIAPEN
- the pdeM gene encoding ligase-associated DNA damage response endonuclease PdeM, with amino-acid sequence MEDIRYEFKGGHWRLSAGKAVYWEEERALIVADLHVGKAAHFRKAGIGVPANIVQEDLFRLQQLITKYNPERLIVVGDMFHSSANNEVQYFRIWRNQFPHIRFELVTGNHDIMDPGVYASLGIDLMESLRVDGIYFVHDPKDRLPDNGETYAVSGHIHPGVWMVGYGKQRLRLPCFYFGPEGAILPAFSVFTGLYSLEPAADASVFVIGGNGIFKV
- a CDS encoding DEAD/DEAH box helicase, with the protein product MKQTPGWQAIEQWLGAKGLAPFAFQEEAWEHYLQGRSGLVNAPTGFGKTFSLFLGTVIRWINEHPKDYRSRTGNGLRLMWITPLRALAKDIGRAMEEALRELDVPWAVGIRSGDTPLSVREKQKRNMPEVLIITPESLHILIAQKEYPKRFEHLETIVADEWHELLGSKRGVMTELGISRLRGLRPDLRIWGISATIGNLDEALDVLLGNLPGERVIVRADVHKAIEVESILPDEIEKYPWAGHMGLRLLHKVIPVIMESNTTLLFTNTRGQSEIWYHQILKECPELAGAIALHHGSIDAELRIWVEEALHTGILKLVVCTSSLDLGVDFRPVDTVIQVGSPKGVARFLQRAGRSGHRPDAVSRIWFLPTHSLELVEAAALKDAMAENLIESRMPVVLAYDVLLQYLMTLGVSEGFNAEEIKNEVLSTFCFREMTEEEWNWSLSFLVSGGEALQVYDEYHKLHLVGDRYYCTSKQQAMRHRLHIGTIVSDAMLKVRYLAGGYVGVIEEYFISRLTPGDSFRLSGHNLEFVMIKDMTVLVRKSKSKKASSPVGTVAGCRFPPIWAKCSAGNSTKPCRARRTSPKSRYFSHCSSFSNCFRTFRAKMSCSWNKSRRKTDTIYSYIRSKGGWSMK
- a CDS encoding NCS2 family permease; translated protein: MAYLCLMRDFFRLHEHGTTVRQELLAGLTTFSTMAYILAVNPMILSKTGMDFNALITATALAAAIGTLVMGLYARLPVGLAPGMGLNAFFAYTIVLGMGYSWQFALTAVFLEGIIFIFLSLFHIREAIINTIPENLKHAISVGIGLLIALIGMANAGIIETGMRHVGDGKLDGVILKMGHITSAGPLIALLGLIVSAVLMYKKVNAALLLGILIATLAGIPLGLTVWPEHGIMSLPPSISPIAFQLEFDKIFSMDMVVILFTLLMVNLFDTVGTLIGLCSKAGLLDSRGRIPRAKQALFADAVGTTAGALLGTSVVTAYVESASGIASGGRTGLTAVTVAGMFLLALFFAPLFAMIPAAATAPALIIVGMLMMGAVVKINFDDVTEAIPAFLAIVMMPYTYSIAEGIVFGMLSYVLLKVFTGKFREISSVMYVLSVLFVLSFMLQ